A genomic segment from Papilio machaon chromosome 10, ilPapMach1.1, whole genome shotgun sequence encodes:
- the LOC106718180 gene encoding uncharacterized protein LOC106718180 yields MIPEIYFRIFFSFTMISLFAVCKSFDEYKPDIARLGKTKKSKMGEKTAIGTFTNVITQIQNLPTMEFGRKFRTPCKTGNKCGKVIKRLMVPKLAQLENTIMGIMKELSKMPPGARLPDKYTKTEPIKLLLDQNYKEDVCMDKLESCLKEDKRRKRILKKLFFKKYNAMRQELIGYGGRRLWGGEGNLFYK; encoded by the exons ATGATTcctgaaatatatttcagaatatttttctcatttaCAATGATTTCTTTGTTTGctgtttgtaaaagttttgatGAATACAAACCGGACATAGCTCGACTTggtaaaacaaagaaatccAAAATGG GTGAAAAAACAGCAATAGGTACTTTCACTAATGTTATAACCCAGATTCAAAATTTACCAACTATGGAATTTGGACGAAAATTTAGGACTCCTTGTAAAACGGGTAACAAATGCGGAAag GTAATAAAAAGACTTATGGTACCGAAATTGGCACAACTGGAAAATACAATTATGGGTATAATGAAGGAGCTGTCAAAAATGCCACCAGGTGCCCGACTACCCGATAAATATACAAAGACCGAAccgataaaattattactggatcaaaattataa ggAAGACGTATGCATGGACAAACTGGAATCTTGTTTAAAAGAAGATAAACGACGCAAGAGGATTCTGAAGAAGTTATTCTTTAAGAAATACAACGCAATGAGACAGGAGCTTATTGGTTACGGTGGAAGACGACTTTGGGGCGGAGAAGGGAACTTGTtctataaataa